Proteins found in one Afipia sp. P52-10 genomic segment:
- a CDS encoding TetR/AcrR family transcriptional regulator gives MTSSPERATEERIDGRRQRTQITRANIVNAAIALQNDGHMRPSMQQIAERAGVSLRTAFQHFPEKHQLTHAVLDELTRLNRVDPPPTELAAHGALDARMSKFLEIRCRQLEGLTPHRRASNSMIATSPLLQKHRVKVRQRYRNVVETWFEAELNALPDKSRRKWLVAIATLVDWEMWQSLRTYPSRSVAEAREVLSLLLGAALKQMEDEARSGTRR, from the coding sequence ATGACCAGCTCTCCCGAACGCGCTACCGAGGAACGTATCGACGGCCGCCGTCAGCGGACCCAGATCACCCGCGCCAACATCGTGAATGCAGCGATCGCGCTGCAGAACGACGGCCATATGCGGCCATCGATGCAGCAGATCGCCGAACGCGCCGGCGTATCGTTGCGGACGGCATTTCAGCATTTTCCGGAAAAGCATCAGCTCACCCATGCCGTCCTCGACGAGCTCACCCGCCTCAACCGGGTCGACCCGCCTCCGACCGAGCTCGCCGCCCATGGCGCCCTGGACGCGCGGATGAGCAAGTTTCTCGAGATCCGCTGCCGCCAACTTGAAGGTCTGACGCCGCATCGCCGCGCATCGAATTCGATGATCGCCACGTCACCGCTGCTGCAGAAGCACCGCGTCAAAGTACGACAGCGTTATCGCAACGTAGTCGAGACATGGTTCGAGGCAGAGCTCAATGCCTTGCCGGACAAGAGCCGCCGCAAGTGGTTGGTTGCCATCGCAACGCTGGTTGACTGGGAAATGTGGCAGTCGTTGCGCACCTATCCGAGCCGCAGCGTCGCCGAAGCCCGCGAGGTGCTGTCGTTGCTGCTCGGGGCCGCCCTCAAGCAGATGGAAGACGAGGCACGCTCAGGAACGCGGCGTTAA
- a CDS encoding nuclear transport factor 2 family protein, whose product MRGPTNNEREALLAAFAKALFAKDIEAIYRVVTPDFIWSLPIGPTAPFGRQLASREDLKAYFDERDQLYSAMRFHDTVLHHAPEVTLMTFRVRGTFRATDATFEALGMERYVFRDGRIALKDAYWKQVADERRLAGASKE is encoded by the coding sequence ATGCGCGGACCCACAAATAACGAGCGCGAAGCGTTGCTGGCGGCTTTTGCCAAGGCGCTGTTCGCGAAGGACATCGAGGCTATCTACCGGGTGGTGACCCCGGATTTCATTTGGTCGCTGCCTATCGGCCCAACGGCGCCATTCGGGCGCCAACTCGCCAGCCGCGAGGACCTCAAAGCCTATTTTGACGAGCGAGACCAGCTGTATTCCGCGATGCGCTTTCATGACACCGTCTTGCACCATGCGCCGGAAGTGACGCTGATGACGTTTCGTGTACGCGGGACGTTCCGCGCGACCGATGCGACGTTCGAAGCACTCGGCATGGAGCGATACGTCTTCCGCGACGGCCGGATCGCGCTCAAGGATGCGTACTGGAAGCAGGTCGCTGACGAACGGCGTCTGGCTGGAGCGTCGAAGGAGTGA